Below is a window of Flavobacterium sp. CFS9 DNA.
TGTTTTTTGCATATAACTTTCAAAACGAGCTAACTGACTGTGTTTTGAAATCGAATTAGCGCTTTGTGGTCCTGCTATAGAAAACAATCCTGCCAGACACAAACTTATCGGGATGAATTTTATTTTGGGATGTTTTTGAATTAGAAAATAGGCTACAACAACAGATAACCATACAGACATTAGCAGTACATAATAGCGTTCATGTGTGAAACCATATAGATCGATTCGGTACAAAATAGCCCAAAAAAGCAATCCTAATAACGGAATTAGCAGAAAATAGAACCATCGATTAAAAGTTCGCATCCAAAGATTTCCCGTTTCGGCAGCAATAGGGTGAACCAATAAAAAGGATAGAATTCCGAAAACAGCAAACACTAAAACAAGATAGGAAACCCAGCCGACAGGTAGTGAAAGCGTCAGCAGAATTTTTGCTTCATAACAGATTAAAATCACCAAATAAAGACTGATTAAAGGCAGCAACACAAATTGAGTGAAGTTTTTAAGTCCTTTCGGGTAATTCAGAACCAAAGGAATCTGACTATCGTTAGTATCCGGAACACCGCTTAAAAAGAAAGTGGTATTGAAAATCCCGGCAATCACAAAAAAGACGTGTATGTAAATGCGATCGTAAAAGTCAATATTAAAAAGCTTGTCAATTGCTAAAATAGCCAATGCCAAACCAGAAAAAAGCACAATACTGTATAAACCTGCTGTTAAAATTCTTAGGAAAAGCTGTTTGTTGAATTCCCAAAACTCATCCTGATTGTAAGCTCTGGGCAGGAACCCTGCAAACGAAACCAACAAATGAAACACAATATTAAGGACAAAAAACTGCTGTATTTCGACATCTGTGGTATACTTGTGGAAAGTATTAACGAAAAGAAAGACAAGTACCCCCAGACCAAGACTAATGGAAAAACGAAGGAGATTACTTTTTTTGAAAGCTAAAAAAAACAAACTGACAGAGAGGAATAAAACCAGACTCAGGGAGCAGCTCATTAAAGCTTTTTCATAGATTTCTTTGTTGGGACTGCTATAATTTGCCTCACTAAGTATGATGGCAAAAACGGTTCCTAAAATGGCGGTTCCTATTTCTAATGGAAATCGAAGAACGGTCTTCAGTGTTGCGTTCAGGACGTTCTGTAACGATGGAAGTTTACTCATTTTTTTTATCAGTTATACCAATTGTAATTTTATTTCTACTGTTATTTTCTGGTATAATACCGATATAGTATGAAAATAGTTAGACTATATTGAATACATAATCGGTATTATTTTGTACTAAGGAAGGTAAAATGCGAGAGATAAACAAATAAAAATAGTAATGCTAAAAAAAGAATACTGCCATTTTGCTGATTTTGCATTTCGGTAATGTTTAAGAGCCTGAGCCGCTTTTTATTCTCTATAAATCACTAAGTTTGGAATACTAAATTTAAACGTATGAAAAATAAAATGATGCTCGTTTTGATTGCTTGCGGAGGAGTAGTTTTTTCGCAGGCAGTTAAGAAACCTTTAGTTTCGGCAATTGCGGCTAAAGATTTAAAAACCGATATGTATCAGATGGCCGGTGATCATTTTAACGGTCGTGAAGCAGGAACTTTAGACGAATTAAAAGTCTCAATGTGGCTCGCCAATAAAGCCAAAGAAGCCGGAATGGCTCCGGCAGGTGATGATGGAACTTATTTTCAGTTTTTTGATTTGTACAGGCATCAGGTGACACCTAATACAAAGTTTAAAATTGGACAAAAAGAATATAAACTGTGGAAAGATGTTCTGGTAGCAGAAACCACCAATATTAAAGTTGACGCACCATTGGTTTATTTAGGTGCAGCCACAAAAGAAGCAATTGAAAAAGCGGATATTAAAGGAAAAGCAGTTGTACTACTGGCATCCAAAGAAGGAATAGCGGATGATATTTCGCTTTTCGACAGACGTTATCCGGGTTTGGTTCGAAACAAATATTACGATCTTGTGGTAAAAAAAGGCGCAACAGCTCTGATTATGGTTGCCGATGAATTAGCAGAACAAAGCTGGTCTCAGGTTGAACCGCAAATGACAAGAGGAATTTATGGAATTGAAGGTTTCCGCGATAAAATTGGGGCTACAATGCCAGTTTTTTGGGTTCATAATGATCAACTGGAATATTTGAAAAACACCAAAGATCTGTTATCAACCGAAGTGATTTCAGAAACGTATAAATATCCTTCGGTAAACGTTGTAGGTAAAATTGAAGGAACAGATCCTAAACTGAAAAACGAATATGTCCTTTTTAGCGGACATCAGGATCATGATGGTGTAAGACAAAAATACGGACAGGACTCTATTTATAACGGAGCCGATGACAATGCCAGTACTTGTGTGGCCATGTTAGCAATTGCAAGAGCGTATAAAAAGCAACCAGGAAAAAGAACTTCCTTATTTGTTTTTCACGGTTCGGAAGAGCGAGGTTTGTTAGGTTCCAGATGGTATGCGTCGCACACTACAGTTCCTGAAAAAGATATTGTTGCCGTGTTAAACGGAGATATGATTGGAAGAAATAATGTCAATCAGGCAGCTCTTTTAGGCTCAAGTTCTCCTCATGAAAATTCATCCGATTTAGTTGCAATTGCGAAAAAAGCAAACGACGAGGGTCCTAAATTTGATTTGGACAAACTTTGGGACAGACCGGAACATCCGGAGTACTTTTATTTTCGTTCCGACCATTTGCCTTATGCAAGAAGAGGAATTCCATCTGTTTTTTATACCAGTGTTTTGCACAGTCAATATCATACACCAATGGACGAGTCTGAAAACATTGATTTCGTAAAATTGCACAAAATGACCGAATGGATCTACCGTACAGGCTGGATACTATCGAATGATGCGGGTCGTCCTAAGACATTACCAAACGTACAATTAGAACGATAAGGATGTTTATTCTTAATCAATTCAGATGCAGATGACACGGATTCGCTATCGCGAAAACGCTGAAAAAAACGGATTTAACTAGATTGTTATCGATTTATGGAAAGCAAAAGTTTTAGGAGATAAAAAAAGAAAAAAATCCGTTATCATCCGTTTTGGAGTAAAACGTTGATTTTTCAAATGAAGTCTCTCGTTATAAAACATTATCAGGTGTACAATTAAAGAGATGGAATAAAATAAAAAGACCGACTTCTATTTAGAAATCGGTCTTTTTTATAGAGAATAATTAGTTGTCAAAAATCTAACAATCTAACGATCTAAGTTTGTCTAATGATCTTAAGAGATCTACAATCCAAATTCCGCTTTTACTTTATCAACGAAATCAAGTTTTTCCCAGGTAAACAATTCAACAGTAACTGTTTTTTCGTTTCCACCAGGAGCAGAGAAAGTTTTAGTTACAGTTTCCGGTTTACGTCCCATGTGTCCGTAAGCAGCCGTTTCACTGTAAATAGGGTTTCTTAATTTCAAACGCTGCTCGATAAAGTAAGGACGCATATCAAAGATAGCTTCTACTTTCTTAGCGATTTCACCGTTTGTTAAGTTTACTTTAGAAGTTCCGTAAGTTTCAATGAAAATTCCCATTGGCTCAGCAACTCCAATTGCGTAAGAAACCTGTACTAAAATCTCATCAGCAATACCAGCTGCTACTAAGTTTTTAGCGATATGACGTGTTGCATAAGCCGCACTTCTGTCTACTTTACTTGGATCTTTTCCTGAGAATGCACCACCACCGTGAGCACCTTTTCCACCGTAAGTATCAACAATAATTTTTCTTCCTGTTAAACCGGTATCTCCGTGAGGTCCTCCAATAACGAATTTCCCTGTTGGATTGATATGGTAGTTGATTTTATCGTTGAATAAATGCGCGTGCTCTGGGTTTTTAGCAATGATTCTAGGGATCAAAATTTCGATAATATCTTTTTTGATTTTAGCAAGCATAGCCGCTTCTTCATCAAAATCATCGTGTTGGGTTGAGATTACAATGGCATCAATACGAGTTGGTTTATTATCGTCACTGTACTCTAAAGTTACCTGTGATTTTGCATCAGGGCGTAAATAAGTGATTTCCTTATTTTCACGTCTTAGAATAGCTAACTCCTGTAATAATTTATGAGACAGGTCAAGTGCCAATGGCATGAAGTTTTCAGTTTCGTTAGTTGCATAACCAAACATCATTCCCTGGTCTCCGGCACCTTGCTCTTCCGGCTTAGCTCTGTCAACCCCTTGATTAATATCTGCTGATTGCTCATGAATTGCTGAAAGAATCCCGCAAGAATTTGCCTCAAACATATATTCGCTTTTAGTATATCCAATTTTACGGATTACTTCGCGGGCAATTTGCTGCACATCAAGATAAGTATTCGATTTTACTTCACCAGCTAAAATTACCTGACCTGTAGTAACCAGAGTTTCACAAGCTACTTTTGAGTCAGCATCAAATGCCAAAAAATTATCAATTAATGCATCCGAAATTTGATCTGCAACTTTGTCTGGATGCCCTTCACTAACAGATTCTGACGTAAATAAATAAGCCATAATAATGTATTAAATTAAAATTAAGCGAGAAAAAATAATTGCTAAAAAGGGCTAAAGGAGAATTTCTGCTTTAGCATTTTTTACTACCGAAATAAATGTTTCAGTACTCATAACGAACCGTTTCATTATGAAGAGGTTGCAATCAGTTCAAATTTTTCCTCTGTATTCGCGTGCAAAGGTATAAAACCATTTTGATTTGCAAATTAAACTTTTCATTTTTTTGATTTTAGAAGCAGAAATTTAACATATCATACTATTTTGATAGGGTAATAGAAATTATTTCGGTTTTTGTTTGGTCGATTAAAAAATAGTTCGCAAATTTGCCCCATCAAAATAAAACAAAAGATGAAATTAACGATTTGCAATATGTCATGTATGATGCCGGAGCCTTCCGCAGAGACACTGTTGTAGTTTTTTTTAAGAAATATACATAAAGAACCTCTGCCGCTCGCAGGGGTTTTTTTTGTTTCAAAAAGGAACCGGATTGTAAATCACTTTTTAAGTCAGAAAACAATATAAAACCAGAAAAAAGTAATGAAAAAGAATGTAGTAGTAGCTTTAAGTCTTTTGACCTTTTCGGGCATTTATGCACAGGAGAATAAAAAAGAACAAGACAGTTTAAAGAATAATGAATTGACTGAAGTGACCATTGTAGGGTCGCGTAGTAAAAACAGAGTAAAAACAGATGTGCCGGTACCGGTCGATGTTTTTAATATTTCGGAAATAACAAAAGGAGCGCCGCAAACCAGCGTAACTCAAATTTTAAATTATGTTGCCCCTTCTTTTACCAGTAACGCAACTTCTACAGCAGATGCAACAGATCACGTTGATCCGGCACAGTTAAGAGGTTTAGGACCGGATCAGGTTTTGATTTTGGTAAACGGAAAACGAAGACATACAAGTTCATTAGTAAATATTAACGGTTCACCGGGAAGAGGATCTGTAGGAACAGATTTAAATGCGATACCTTCATTTGCTATTGAAAGAATTGAGGTTTTGCGTGACGGTGCAGCAGCTCAGTACGGTTCAGATGCTATTGCAGGAGTTATTAATATCGTATTGAAAAAAAATGCCAACTATCTTTCAGGAGGGATACAGTATGGGACTAACTTATCATCGGGATCCAATAATTTCAAAGGAGGGGCTGATGGTCAGAATCTGCAGGTTGATTTAAATTACGGAACTTCTTTAGGTAAAGCAGGGAGTTTCCTTAATGTTACCGGTAGTGCTGTAACCAGACAGGCAACAAGCCGTGCAGGAATTAGAAGCAATCCTATTTTTAATGCTTACAATGCCGTTGAGAACAGAGCGGCTCAGAACGGTGTGAATATTAATTCATTCTTCAGTAATATTAATAGCACTCCAAATTCAACGCAAATTCTGAATTCGCTGAAACAGTATGCGCCACAGGTAGGTTATTTTACACCGGCACAGCAAAATGCTATTGCTTCGGCGAGCACTATTGCTCAAATGCAAACTGCTTTGAATTTTGACGTAACTAATAATGAACTTGCGTACAGAGGACAGGAAAGAAGCGATTACAACATGAGTGTAGGTCAGTCCGAATTGGCATCTGGGCAATTGTACTATAATACAAAGTATCCGTTAACCGAAACAACTTCTTTATATTCATTTGGAGGTTTATCTTATAGAAATGGTAAATCGTATGCTTTTAACAGACTTCCAAACGGTTCAGGAACTTTCACACAAGTATATGAAAATGGATTTTTACCGGAAATAGAATCTTCAATCTTAGATGCTTCTGCAGCAGTTGGAGCTACGACACAATTATTCGGTTTTGATACCGATATCAGTACAAACCTCGGGACAAACTCTTTTAAATATGATGTAAACAATACTATTAATGCTACTTTGGGAACCAATTCGGCTTCGAGTTTTTATGCCGGTAAAGTTTCGTTTTTGCAAAGTACAACCAATTTAGATTTAAGTAAAAAATACGATGTTTTAAACGGACTGAATGTTGCTTTTGGTGGGGAATTCAGATACGAAAATTACGAGATTCAAAAAGGGGAAGAAGCTTCTTATGGATTGTATGATACCAATGGAAATTTGGTTAATGGAATTTTGCCAAGTAATTCACCTTTAATTGTAACCGACTTTTTTGGAAATAAAAGAGGAGCCGGAGCACAGGGATTTTCAGGATTTCAGCCTTCAGATGCTAAAGTAAAAGACAGAAAAAGTGGTGCAGCTTATGTAGATTTAGAATTGAATGCAACAGAGAACTGGCTTCTGAACGGAGCAGCGCGTTACGAGAACTATTCTGATTTCGGAAGTACCGTTACCTTTAAACTGGCGTCACTTTTGAAATTAACTGACAATATCAACTGGAGAATTTCAGGGCAAACAGGTTTTAGAGCACCTTCATTACAGCAAAAATATTTTGAAAGCAGTTCAACTCAGTTCATAAACGGTTCACCATATCAGGTTGGATACTTTACAAATGATTCACAGGCAGCCAAAAGTATTGGAGTTGAAAACTTAAAAGCGGAGAAATCAAAAAGTATCAGTACTGGATTTACATTCAAGATTCCGGAAGCTAATATCACTATTGCAACAGATGCTTATTTTACCAGAATCGACGACAGAGTGGTGTTAACCGGACAATATGCAAGACCAACAGATGCACAGATCAATGCAGCAACATCGCCGGAACAAAAAGATGCGTTAACTCTATTTCAACAGGCATTTGACTTAAAAGGTGTGGAAAGAGCTTCGTTTTGGACAAACGGAATCAACTCAGAAACCAAAGGGATCGATGTTGTAATTTCACATAAATACAATGTTATTCCTGATTTCACAATCAGAAATGATTTTGCGTTGAGCTATAATACAACCAAAAGAGTTGGAGAATTAAATGTTCCTCAATCTATTATTAATGCGGGTGGAGAGCCTTATAAATATTCGTTTTTTCCGGAGTCAAGCAGAATCTATTTAGAAGAAGCCATTCCAAAATTGAAAGCAAATTTGACGACTACGTTTAGTATTAAAAAACTGGATATTTATTTAAGAAACAGTTATTTCGGAGCGGTTACTGATCCGGGAGCAACGGATGTAAATTTAGACGGATCATCTTCTGTTTACGAGCATCCGGAATACAGTGCTAAATTGGTTACCGATTTGTCTTTCGGATACCAAATTAATGAGAAATTCAGATTTACAGTTGGATTCAATAATATTGGTGATGTTTATCCGGACCGAAACAATCCAGCAACACCTGCCTTTACCAATACAACACCAACTTTATCGCCTGCGCCAAGTACAGATTTAAGCAACGCTAATCAGTTTGCTTATTCCAGAGCTGTATCACAATTTGGATTAAACGGAAGATTTGGTTTTGCCAGATTGAGTTTTAAGTTCTAAGACCATAATACCAGCCACAGATTATAAGGATTAAACAAATTCTTGTTGCCAAAATAATCATTTAAATCCCTTAATCTGTGGCTATTTTTTATTTTTTCACGAGTATAATGCTTGTATTTACAAGGGGTGAGAAAATTTTTATGCAAAAAGTCATTTTTTAATTTGGCAGTTAAGAAAATACTTATTACATTTACTCTATAGAATTAGTCGAATTAAAAAAAGCAATTAATTTTAAATAAAATAAAAATGAAAACAATAGCAAATAGTATGATGATGTGTTGTGAGATGATGCAAATGTGCATCCCAAATTGCTATTACCAAAAGTGAAAGAGTAAATCTTTGTTATAGTTAGAACTATAAGCCCTTTTGGTCGCCATCCGAAAGGGCTTTTTTAATTTCGAAACTAAAACAAGTATTATGAAAACACTACATATAGTATTAAGAGAGATTTTATACCGATTGAAAACCGATTACAAACGATTTGCAGATGCAGTTAAAAATAGAAAAGCGAATACAGCTAAAATAAAAGGAGAGCTTTATTCGAGTGAATCAAATTCTCTGCTTTTCCAAATGTACCTGCACGAAGAAGAAGACCTTTTTATTTGAGATAAAAAACAACTCTAAAATATAATAATAAACCAAAAGCTATAAACAACACCTAAAACTAAGAAATTATGAGCACACAAAAATTTGCCACAAATGCGCTACACGCAGGACACGATGTTACTAAAAATGCAGGAACCAGAGCAGTTCCAATTTACCAGACATCATCGTATGTTTTTAACAATTCAGATCATGCAGCCAACTTATTTGGTCTTGCCGAAGCCGGATTCATTTACACCCGATTAAATAACCCTACAAATGATGTTTTGGAGCAGCGTCTTGCAGCACTTGAGGGTGGAATTGGGGCAGTAGTTACAGCCTCAGGAGCTTCCGCAATTTCCACATCTTTATTGACTTTACTAAAAGCAGGAGATCATATTGTAGCTTCTAATAGTTTGTATGGAGGAACATACAATTTATTGAGCGTAACTTTACCGCGTTTAGGGATCACAACTACCTTTGTAGATCCGTCAAAACCTGAAAATTTTACTAAAGCTGCCAAAGAAAACACACGGGCATTTTTTGTGGAATCTTTAGGAAACCCAAAATTAGATGTGCTTGACCTGAAAGCGATTTCAGCGGAGGCCAAAAAATTTAAAGTTCCTTTTATTGTAGATAATACAGTAGCTACTCCTTATTTATTAAACCCGATTGCTTACGGAGCAGATATTGTCATTCACTCCCTTACTAAATATATTTCAGGTAACGGAACCTCATTAGGAGGAGCCATTATCGACGCCGGAACTTTTGACTGGGCGAATGGTAAATTTCCTGAATTCACAGAACCTTCACCGGGATATCATGGTTTAGTGTATCATGAAGCTTTAGGAAATGCAGCTTTCATAGCAAAAGCCAGAATCGAAGGCCTGCGTGATTTTGGAGCAGCTTTGAGTCCGTTTAATGCTTTTCAGATCATTCAGGGATTAGAA
It encodes the following:
- the metK gene encoding methionine adenosyltransferase is translated as MAYLFTSESVSEGHPDKVADQISDALIDNFLAFDADSKVACETLVTTGQVILAGEVKSNTYLDVQQIAREVIRKIGYTKSEYMFEANSCGILSAIHEQSADINQGVDRAKPEEQGAGDQGMMFGYATNETENFMPLALDLSHKLLQELAILRRENKEITYLRPDAKSQVTLEYSDDNKPTRIDAIVISTQHDDFDEEAAMLAKIKKDIIEILIPRIIAKNPEHAHLFNDKINYHINPTGKFVIGGPHGDTGLTGRKIIVDTYGGKGAHGGGAFSGKDPSKVDRSAAYATRHIAKNLVAAGIADEILVQVSYAIGVAEPMGIFIETYGTSKVNLTNGEIAKKVEAIFDMRPYFIEQRLKLRNPIYSETAAYGHMGRKPETVTKTFSAPGGNEKTVTVELFTWEKLDFVDKVKAEFGL
- a CDS encoding TonB-dependent receptor plug domain-containing protein, with the translated sequence MKKNVVVALSLLTFSGIYAQENKKEQDSLKNNELTEVTIVGSRSKNRVKTDVPVPVDVFNISEITKGAPQTSVTQILNYVAPSFTSNATSTADATDHVDPAQLRGLGPDQVLILVNGKRRHTSSLVNINGSPGRGSVGTDLNAIPSFAIERIEVLRDGAAAQYGSDAIAGVINIVLKKNANYLSGGIQYGTNLSSGSNNFKGGADGQNLQVDLNYGTSLGKAGSFLNVTGSAVTRQATSRAGIRSNPIFNAYNAVENRAAQNGVNINSFFSNINSTPNSTQILNSLKQYAPQVGYFTPAQQNAIASASTIAQMQTALNFDVTNNELAYRGQERSDYNMSVGQSELASGQLYYNTKYPLTETTSLYSFGGLSYRNGKSYAFNRLPNGSGTFTQVYENGFLPEIESSILDASAAVGATTQLFGFDTDISTNLGTNSFKYDVNNTINATLGTNSASSFYAGKVSFLQSTTNLDLSKKYDVLNGLNVAFGGEFRYENYEIQKGEEASYGLYDTNGNLVNGILPSNSPLIVTDFFGNKRGAGAQGFSGFQPSDAKVKDRKSGAAYVDLELNATENWLLNGAARYENYSDFGSTVTFKLASLLKLTDNINWRISGQTGFRAPSLQQKYFESSSTQFINGSPYQVGYFTNDSQAAKSIGVENLKAEKSKSISTGFTFKIPEANITIATDAYFTRIDDRVVLTGQYARPTDAQINAATSPEQKDALTLFQQAFDLKGVERASFWTNGINSETKGIDVVISHKYNVIPDFTIRNDFALSYNTTKRVGELNVPQSIINAGGEPYKYSFFPESSRIYLEEAIPKLKANLTTTFSIKKLDIYLRNSYFGAVTDPGATDVNLDGSSSVYEHPEYSAKLVTDLSFGYQINEKFRFTVGFNNIGDVYPDRNNPATPAFTNTTPTLSPAPSTDLSNANQFAYSRAVSQFGLNGRFGFARLSFKF
- a CDS encoding O-acetylhomoserine aminocarboxypropyltransferase/cysteine synthase family protein; this encodes MSTQKFATNALHAGHDVTKNAGTRAVPIYQTSSYVFNNSDHAANLFGLAEAGFIYTRLNNPTNDVLEQRLAALEGGIGAVVTASGASAISTSLLTLLKAGDHIVASNSLYGGTYNLLSVTLPRLGITTTFVDPSKPENFTKAAKENTRAFFVESLGNPKLDVLDLKAISAEAKKFKVPFIVDNTVATPYLLNPIAYGADIVIHSLTKYISGNGTSLGGAIIDAGTFDWANGKFPEFTEPSPGYHGLVYHEALGNAAFIAKARIEGLRDFGAALSPFNAFQIIQGLETLPIRIQKHSENALALASWLEKQEEVAWVNYPGLKNNKYYDLSQQYLPKGQSGVVTFGLKGGFEAAKKVVDETKLFSLLANIGDTKSLIIHPASTTHQQLSDAEQLETGVSKDLVRLSVGLEDIEDLIADLQTVFASVTESQYSINKN
- a CDS encoding M28 family metallopeptidase gives rise to the protein MKNKMMLVLIACGGVVFSQAVKKPLVSAIAAKDLKTDMYQMAGDHFNGREAGTLDELKVSMWLANKAKEAGMAPAGDDGTYFQFFDLYRHQVTPNTKFKIGQKEYKLWKDVLVAETTNIKVDAPLVYLGAATKEAIEKADIKGKAVVLLASKEGIADDISLFDRRYPGLVRNKYYDLVVKKGATALIMVADELAEQSWSQVEPQMTRGIYGIEGFRDKIGATMPVFWVHNDQLEYLKNTKDLLSTEVISETYKYPSVNVVGKIEGTDPKLKNEYVLFSGHQDHDGVRQKYGQDSIYNGADDNASTCVAMLAIARAYKKQPGKRTSLFVFHGSEERGLLGSRWYASHTTVPEKDIVAVLNGDMIGRNNVNQAALLGSSSPHENSSDLVAIAKKANDEGPKFDLDKLWDRPEHPEYFYFRSDHLPYARRGIPSVFYTSVLHSQYHTPMDESENIDFVKLHKMTEWIYRTGWILSNDAGRPKTLPNVQLER
- a CDS encoding DUF4153 domain-containing protein, which codes for MSKLPSLQNVLNATLKTVLRFPLEIGTAILGTVFAIILSEANYSSPNKEIYEKALMSCSLSLVLFLSVSLFFLAFKKSNLLRFSISLGLGVLVFLFVNTFHKYTTDVEIQQFFVLNIVFHLLVSFAGFLPRAYNQDEFWEFNKQLFLRILTAGLYSIVLFSGLALAILAIDKLFNIDFYDRIYIHVFFVIAGIFNTTFFLSGVPDTNDSQIPLVLNYPKGLKNFTQFVLLPLISLYLVILICYEAKILLTLSLPVGWVSYLVLVFAVFGILSFLLVHPIAAETGNLWMRTFNRWFYFLLIPLLGLLFWAILYRIDLYGFTHERYYVLLMSVWLSVVVAYFLIQKHPKIKFIPISLCLAGLFSIAGPQSANSISKHSQLARFESYMQKTTDKKLNFDQQQDLSSIVSFLETNYGVEIMIPYAKTKLEALLKKDKNPSEYKIMEALGYEYLSQYAREEDDDNNEFSFYYQQDKLLNIHGYDISIDLWSDNPYECHDCIKIDNKSYSVSSTVEEYGLNLQINQDIIPLKIIDFINSNADFKKKDVYDKKITQEVETPKYKILITYLSANGKINDHKITLNRYAINVLVKIKN